The stretch of DNA ctgtcagagactttatgcctctgctcgagcagacgcagcagatcatgacctttaggtcaaaaacaggacattcatgatgctacagtaTCCACtgcctcaatgtctgctccctggatgtttactggtgagtgaggaggagtggtTCGCTGGAAGTCAATCATTTCCTTTGTCTTCCTGGTGTTCAAGCGAAGATGGTTATGCTCACACCATTTATGTGTTGTGAAAAGTAAAATCAAATACAAAGATAGATTAGATCTTAAAAATGTACATATTCATGCATCAGAACTGCATATGCTAATTTTATTTGAGGGACTCTTAAATATCCACATAATGAAATATACtgtgaaaatgtttcttttttgcatttttatttagtGAAAACGACTAAATTTAaggaaataattaataaaaattatTATAGTTATTAGTATTAGTTAAAAATATAATGTTTTTCCTGTGTAAACTGTTCTCTCACAAAGTTGTTTTTCATTACTTTGTTACTTTTAATAAACTGTGTTAAAAAAGACAGATTGAACGTACAAAGGAGTTTAGaataaagtttgtttttgtttgttgtcacTTCACTCAATTACTTTTGATGCTTTAGACATTATTGAAAAAATACCAGAAATTGATCTTTTAAAGGGAtagtaggcagttttggcttgcctttatcgccccctagtgtctgttagtgAAAGCAAAAGTGAATCTCCTCTTCTTGCTgtacgttcgtctttttaacaccttaatctaactgctaattgtctccccagccttcatcaggagggattcatcactgaattaaacaaatcagctgtgttcatgatctaaaccaTGCAGAAGACATGCTGGAAGCGGACTGCAGCGCCAGCACGTCAGCTCCACATCAGACTAAAGTGGGACTTAACAGGGAGCTGCTCAGATACTTTAAGATGGGTGATTCATTCATCTTCGTTGTAGTCATTTTGTTTTTCTCTACGTAAAACCTAATTTAGGGTTTTTCAAGAATATCACAGAAACAAGTCTGAAGACAAGGAAATTATGAGTACTTAAAGTTTtattagcaaaaatatttcatttcCAATAAACAAATATCATCATTTCACACATTAAAAAGTTGTTCATGATCTCAGCCAAACTTGTGTCTGCTGTCAGGATCAGACAGCAGCTGCCACTCAGCTAACAGGAAGAATGAGTTAATGAAGCGAGACGAAAACAGGTAccagtctacacacacacactcactcaggaACAGCAGCAGTGTGTGATGGTGCCAGTGCATTCTGTTCTCTCCATACAGAACTGGCAGAAGCTCCTGGGAGGTGACCAACCCAAACATCACGTTTCATCACCATACCACTCCATCCATCCCTTCTTGCCCTTCAAACACTTTCAACCTTCTTTCTGATAACTTGCATCGCCATCGTTCTGTTAAACTTGcacttttcacaataaaagtgcACTAGTGCTAGCATCACATTCACAAGTGGATCAAACAAGCTAACATATTCTCTTCTTTTTCCGCCTCTATCTTTTCCGTTCAGCCTCTTTGGGCTTCCTGTGACATGGAGCGACCCAGAGCTCTGGGGGCTTTAGTGAACTCCATGAGGACCGGTTTGATGGGGGGGAGGTCTCTGGTGATCTCGTCCACACTCCTCTTGCTGGGGCAGACCCCATCTCGTGTGGGGAAGGGCTGCAGGTCGTGCTCTGTGTGCGGGGCACCACGTCCCAGCCTGACACCCAGCTCTGTTGGGGTAAAGATGGGCAGGGGGAGGGTGTGTCTCTTTGGCAGCAACTGGTGCTCCTTCATCCCTCTTTCCACAGTGCCCACCCTGAAGACACCAGAGGGGCAGGTCTGGATCAGAGAGCGGTACTGCCACTGCCGGGAGAGGGTCTCTCTACGGGAGTCGTCCTTCATGCTCATGGTTTGTCTGTGGGCATCAGACGACAGTTCAACTTAGAGACTTAATAACACTCCAAGGTTAAAACAAGAGGAATCTCAGTACAAACCACTGAGTAGATGGAGCATGTGGTGTCTCACCTGTCCTGAGGTTGAGTTTTCAGATCAACGCTGTGCCAGTCAGCACTGTAGCTCTCCCTCTTAGCCGTGTTTTCCTCCCGGATGCTGCAGGCCAGCTCTGCTCCCACCACCATGCCGTTACTCTTCTCCAGTATGCTGCAGAATGGCATGTTTTCTACTGTCTGGGGATCTTGGGTTCCTGAAAGCTGGTTCTCTCTCTGAGACGTCTAGACTCTCTCTTCAGAGTGTTTGAGTGGCACAGCGATCTGTCCACAGCTTTTATAGACGCCCCGTGACTATTTCTGATTCACGTTGTCATTCTGCTTCCAGTGTGTACTGACATCTGACACCGACTACTCCGCGGTTCATTCCCGGACAGCTGGAATCCAAACTGAGGATGAGTTGAAGGGTGGTTGGCCAGAAAATCCCCCTGGCTTCTGAAAGCACTCAGCCCACTTCAGCGGCGGTCGCAGAGGGGACAGAACAATCGGCGCTATGAATAGAGGTATGATAAACTTGTATGTTCAGCTGTGAAACGGGACAGCAGCCGCTTTATAAGGACATTTCAGATGATATAATCATCATTTTTTATCGTTAAAAAACAACCGGGCCTCATGACAACACCAGCCCCTCCGCTGGACGTCTTTCAAAGCTCCAAAGCGTGTGATTCATTACCTCAGTGACAGAGCACCACTCAAGCTGTTAGCAACTTGGGTTACTGaccgaaacacacacacacacacacacacacacacacacacacacacacacacacacacacacacacacacacacacacacacacacacacacacacacacacacacacacacacacacagacacactcacctCTGCCAGTTATGTGTTGGTGTTATGTTACTACCAGTCCCTGTCTCTGACTCATTCACCCACATGGGGCACTGAAATCATCATCACAACACAGATATCACTTATCACACACACAGCATAATAATAAGGCATCTAAACGACCAGTTAGGCAGGAACACCAATCATCTAGACTTCTTACAAACCTCACGCTTTCTTTCCTCTCATTGTGGGACTTATTCTCATCTCTTTTTATCATCTTTCCATGTCTTTACCATTCGAGATGGCGGTTTAGTGTTATTTTCGTGCCAAGTGCAAAAACGTTTTCACCTGTTTCTTAGCAACTTATCAGCTAGTTGACACAACATGACAGGAATGCTGCCACGGTGAGAAAAAAGGTGTAAAGCAGCCGCTGGCATCCCAAAGGTCATCTGTTTAGGTCAGAAAATCAGCGTGAcatgtttttgtcatttaaagaGACTTCCTGTTTACGTCCTGCTCACTGTCAAAAGGAGGAACGCGGATAATGATGTTTTTGCTTGTGCGTTTTTAGCTAAATATCTTATAAATCATTTAACATGTtttgataaaataaaatattaaataaacggctgcagtggcgcagtggttggcACTGTTGCCTAGCAGCAAGAAGGTCATGCAGAAGGACCCCTGGCCTGGGgtccttctgcatggagtttgcatgttctccccgtgggttctctccaggttctccgacttcctcccacagtccaaaagcatgaATGTCAAGTTGATTGGTTTCTCCAAAatttccttaggtgtgagtgtgtgtgtgtgtatggttgtttgtcctgtgtgtccctGTGTGGCCCTTCGATGAACTGGCAACCTGTAAGGTGCACCCCACCCGTTTGCCTGGAGACtgctggcaccagccccccgaaACCCTGCGTGGATAAGCAGGTACAGAAAATGGATGTAAGGATGGACAGATAATGACGTTTTTAAACATGAATCACTGGATATTCACCCTCCGTTTAAAGAGAACCAGCTGTCATTCTCCTCATCTGGAAGTATTGCATTTGCTTTAGCTTAatataaacaatggaagtgaatggtaacagcttgcATTTAGTGTGATAATTGAGTTAAGAAACATTGATTATAAAGCAGCATGAaaacagtttattttattttccttccattctgctgCACTAgcaatttttccagt from Nothobranchius furzeri strain GRZ-AD chromosome 5, NfurGRZ-RIMD1, whole genome shotgun sequence encodes:
- the tcap gene encoding telethonin; amino-acid sequence: MPFCSILEKSNGMVVGAELACSIREENTAKRESYSADWHSVDLKTQPQDRQTMSMKDDSRRETLSRQWQYRSLIQTCPSGVFRVGTVERGMKEHQLLPKRHTLPLPIFTPTELGVRLGRGAPHTEHDLQPFPTRDGVCPSKRSVDEITRDLPPIKPVLMEFTKAPRALGRSMSQEAQRG